TAGGGGGTTCCCCCTACGGTGACGCTTTTTTCCAGCGTTGTGTCAGCGCTGAGGTGAGCAAGGCATCCGATACTGTCTCCGCGTCCCTCGCTAACCATTTTCCGCAAAACCGCTTTTATAGGCGCGTTAGGCAGGCGCTGATCATCGGACGGGGCAAAGCCGCCCTGCGACATGTCCGCCCTACCATGCCTGTATATGTTTAAGGACCTAGGAGAGGGTCATGTTTAATTATGTATGGGAGCAGGCTGCGACCCGATGGTTAGTGGAAAAATCTTACAAAGCCACGGCGCATGAGGATGCCGCCAAACTGCGATGGCTGGCTCCCCACTTAGCTAGAACCTTATTAATCGATATTGATGGCGATTTCATTTTGCGTGTCGCCATGTTGAAAGCCAATCAAACAACACCGGCCACTGCGAATCGTTATTTAGCGCTCATTCGTTCTATTTTGCGCCGTGCCTGTGATATTTGGCGCTGGATTGATAGGTGTCCTGCTATTGCACTTTTTCCTGAGCCTAGCAAGCGCGTGCGTTGGTTGACCCCGGCTCAGGTGCGCTCGCTGCTGGCGGAGTTGCCATTGCATCAGCGCGATATTGTGGTGTTTGCCTTGGCTACTGGATTGCGTCAGGCCAATGTACTCAAGTTGCATTGGCATCAGGTAGATATTGTTCGTAAGGTGCTGCGCATTCCTGCTGATCAGGCCAAGGGGCGCCAGGCGATCCGGATTCCGTTATCGGTGCATGCCGTGGGAGTGCTTCAGCGGCAGTATGGCCAGCACGGTGATTGGGTATTTACGTACCGTGGGCAGCCTATAAGAGGTGTGAATACTCGTGCATGGCGTCACGCGTTACAGCGGGCCGGGATAGGAGATTTTCGTTGGCATGATTTACGGCATACCTGGGCGTCATGGCACGCACAGGCCGGCACGCCGCTGTATGTGTTGCAGGAGCTTGGCGGCTGGCAGTCCGAGTCAATGGTGCGTCGCTATGCTCACTTGACGCCAAGTCATTTTTCTGGTTATGCGGAAGCTATGCTTGATTCCATGCAGGGTAAAACGCTGCTCATCGGAAATCACTTTCTCTCGGATCGCTAAGGCCATCAGCCTCTACCATGCAGGATCCAATGCTGATTTTGTGAGCGGGCGTCCTGATTCGGCCAAAACGAGGTGACGATCTTTAGGGCGTAGTTGCTGTGGGAGATGATTGCGATTCAATACGGCTGCCCGATGCGTGAGTAGCTCCTTCCATGCCTGACGTAGGCTAGGTGTCCAGCGCGTGATGTTGTCGCGGCTTCGTTTACGGCGGTTGCTCAAAATTCCATGCTCGGTCGTGTTGGCTTCGGTCAGTGTGATGGCTTCAATGCCTCTCAAACGGCAGGTGTAGGTAATGTATATCAGTGGCGCGATGTAGCATGGAACACTGCCTGCTGTATGCGGCTTGAGCCGCCCTCTGTGCGTGGCAAATTGCAAGATCGCTGCGAATGCTTCATGTGTAGGCATGCCATCTCGTTTACGCTCTGGTGCCTGTCTCACCCCTTTGGCCGGTCCAGTGTTATACCCATACCGGTTTTATACCTGTGGACGATTTCTGACTGACGCTGATAATCCACCTTTGTGCGTGCCGCTAGTTGCTGAAAATCTGTGCTACTTAGGTAATGGGTTATGACATGACCAACAGTCCCGCTTTCAGTGACATCGGAGCTTGCTGTGCTGCTGGATGGCCTGCACCAGCGGTGTGACGTGCTGTGCGGCACTGTGGTGCATGCCTACAAAGAAAATACCCAGGCTGGTGCCGATCCACCGCAGGAGTGCGGCGGGCAGGACGCAGGGGTTGAGAGCGCTCACGATGCATCGCCTTCACACAGGGCGCGCTCATTGGCACGACGCAATATCAGGCCGCGCACTTCGCGGCCATCGGCGTGCTTCCAGCGGTCCAGTTCGGCACAGACTCCCGGCCAGTCGTTGTCTAGGGCCTTGCGTTGCAGGGTGCTGCCGCACACCACCTTCGGCCCCAGGTTGAAGGTAGCCGACACCAGCGCCGCTGCCACGTGGGGCAGCATCGGCACCTTGATGCAGCGGCGCACGTAGGTATTGGCCTCGAGCAAGTCGGCTTGCAGGAACGCATCGCAATCAGCCTTGGTGTACGTTTTGCCACGGATCACGTCCGGACCCGTATGGCCGTAGCACACCGTCCACACCCCGACGATGTCCTGATATGGACGATATTTCAAACCTTCCCAGTACGACACGGTCGGCGTGGCAATTGCCAGCACCACGCCGACGATGTCCTGATATGGACGATATTTCAAACCTTCCCAGTACGACACGATCGGCGTGGCAATTGCCAGCACCGCCGCAATGCAGGTGACGGCCAGAGGACCCGGGTGGCGTGGCGAGGAGCGTTTTTTATGCCTTGCCATCCGTCTGTTCCCGTTTCACCTTTCACCCTTTTTAACCTTGCGTTTCTTCCAGTCCACCCTCCATTTCCACAGCAGGTGGGCCGCTTGCAACAGGATGTATAAGCATGTTGCCACCTCAATGATGACATCGCTGGTCAGCACGGTCACGCTGACTGGCACCGCGGATTTTGCCACGGCCATGCCAATGGTGATTATCATTTCGTAACGCATGGTGTGATTCCCGAACATGGCTGCGATCTCTCCTGGCTACCCCCCTGAAAAAAATCTCCGCGCCGCTCCGACAGCGCCGTGACACTTGAAAATCATCAGGTCTGCACGCGGCCAGCGCCCGGCAGTAACTTGACCTTGACGGTGCGTGCCGACGCGCCTGCGGTTTCAACAGCGATGCAGCTGTTGATCAGGTCGCCCGCGGCGGCGTCTTTATTGACGAACGCGGCCTCACTCAGGCTCCAGATCGGTTTGGACCATGCGTTGATCACCTGGCCGTTCTTCTTGGGCAATCTCCAGACGCCTTCGACAGCGGCTTCACCATTGGTGTTATCGGCGATGGTGGTCAGCGCCACGCCCAGCAGTGTGCCCAGCAGCACCACGCCACCGGACAGCATCGGGTTGCCAAAAGTAATAGACACGTCAGCGGTGAATGTCAGGTGCTCGCCGGGTTTGATGTAGTTATTAGCCATGTGGGTGTCCTCAGTACATTGGACGGTGGCGCGGCCTGCACCAGCGTGATAGTGATGGGGGTTTAGGCGCCCTTGTTACGGGTGGCTCCTCTCCAGCCGACGGCGCCGACGCCGTAGCGGTGGACGACTTTCCAGCTCAGGCCATCGGTGCGGAAGTTGGTGTCTTGTTCCAGGGTGGGGGGCTGGACGCCGTTGAGAAAGGCGACCTCAATGACCGGTTCGATGTTGGGATCGGCAAAGGTGTACCAGGCGCTGCCGGTCAGGCGCGGGGTATCGACGACGTCAGTGAACAGGCCGCGCACCACGTTTGGTTTGCGCTGCTGCTTGTCCGTTTCGTCGTTATATTCCTGGGCGTTGAGTTCGCGCGCCTTGCTACCCAACGACAGTGCGCTGAGCCAGATGGCCGGGACGATGTCGATAAAGTCATTGCTGCCCACGTCCATTTGCTGGGCCATCAGTTGCCGGGCGGCGTCGATGCTCTCAATGGATGGGGGCGCTGCGGTCGGGATGTTGGCATGGTCGGCATGGAACAGGGTGTTGCCGTCGCTCATCCTCGGGCCGAGGCCGTTGTTTAACGCCAGCAGGGCGTAGACGTCTTTCTCAATGGTGCGCGCCGCCGCCTGGCCGAGGGCGGTGGTGGGACGCGAGAAGGCGCCGAGGTCGTCGTTGACGAGCACTTCCGGGGTGATCTGCAAGATGCGGCCTTTGCGGACTCCCTGGATGGTTTCTTTGGCGGCGTCGGAGAGCACGCCGTTTTCATACTCGCCTTCCTCGTTGACCGGCCTCAGGTCGGAGAAGGAGCCCATGTGATAGCGGTGGTGGGGGCGGTAGTCGGTTAGGGAACCGGTGGCACAGAAGCGCGGCCAGGTGTAAGCCTGTAAGCGATAGGCGGCCAGCAAGGTTTTGTGGAGGACGTTCTCCAGGATCACCGGGAAATCGCCGGTACTCTGGGCTAACGCCATGCGTGAAATTTGGTCTCGATCCATGATGCGGGTATTGACGCCGCTGGCGATCAGCGATTGCTCGGCCAGGATGTAAAGCGGCTGGTGGGCGGCGGGGTTGTCTTGGCGGGCGGTGGCGGCTTCATGGCCGGTCAGGATGCCGGCGCGGGCGAGGATGCCGGCGGCGATGCGTTGCCGGCGGGTGTCGTGTTCGTCGTGCACCAGGTGGATGCCGTCCGGGGGGCTGCGCGGTGCCACGGCCAGCGGCATGGCGCCGCCGGGCAGGCGCTGTAACAGGCGAGCCTGGGCTTGTGCGACGCTCAGGCGCGGATCGGCCAGGCAGGCGGCTTCCAGTTCACGCACGCCGGGCACCTCGGCAAAGGCGGCGAAGACGTCGCGGATGCTGGTGTTGCGTGCGATGAGGGCGGTCATCGGGGCGTCGTTGGCGGCGGTCTCCGCGGCAGGGTCGGAGGCGGGGGTGTTGACGCTTGGCGTGGGCGCGCTGGGGCCGGCCTGGGCAAGGATGACGTGCAATTGTTCTTTCATGGCGGTGTCCTGGATATGGGGCATCACAGCGCGCTGCTGGGTGTGGTGGAGGGCGGCAAAGGCAGAGGCGGTGACGGTGGTCTGGATGCGGTGGCGTAAGGCGGCCGCGACGGCGGGGTGCGGGTGGGTGGATATGGCATGGATGTAGGAACGCAGCGCGGCGGCGGCGGCGGCATCACTGAGGGCGTCCGCACTGGGATCTGTGTCGATGATGGTGTCGGCCAGGCCGGCGCTGATCATCTGCTCGGCGGTAAACCAGTGGTCGCCGCCGTCGCTGAGCATCTGTTCGATGGCGTCGGGTTGGGTAGCACGGGCGCTGTAGCTGGTGAGCATGGCGGCGGCGATCGCGTCCAGTCCCGCGGCCATGTTGCGCAGGTCCTCGGCAAAGCCGCAGACGCCGGCGCGCGGGCCGTGGATCATCATGGTCGAGTTGCGGTACACGCGGCGGGTGGCGCCGGCCTGGGCAATGAGGCTGGCGATGGAGGCGGCCACGCCGTCAATGGTGATGGTGACGGTCGCCGGATGGGTGTTGAGTGCGTTGAAGATGGCCAGGCCATCGCTGACCACGCCGCCATCAGAGTTGATGCGCACGTTGATCACCGGGGCGGTGATGGCGCTGAGCTGGGCGGCGATGCTGGAGGCGGTGATGCCCTCCTCCCAGAAGGTATCGCCGATGGGGCCGTAGATGAGCAGTTCGGCGGCGTCGGGGTGGCGGGTGTCCAGGGCCAGCACCGATGGGCCGCGGGCCTGCGGGGCGCTCTGCTCCAGGGCGCTGGCGTCCAGGGCATTGATCGCTTTGGGGAGGCCGCCAGGGCGTGTGTTGGCTGTCATGGTGTTTGGTCCTCAGGGGGGGCGTCTTCGGCGGCGTCCGGTTCGTCCGCCGCGGGGGCCGGCGCGGCGGCGGGGGTCTGGAATACGCTCAGTGACAGGCCGCGTGCGGCGGCCCATTGCTTATCGAGAGACAGTTGTTCCAGGACGTCGTACATGCGTCCGCCGCGTTCGGCGATGACGCTGCTCAGTGAGCGCACCCCGGCTTGGACTTGAGCGGTGAGTGCGTTGATTTCTTTGAGCGGGTCAATCCAGGGCATGGAGGGCGGCAGGTAGTCGGCACCGACGGCGCTGGCCAGGGTGACGCCACGCGGCAGCACCAGTTCCCCGGACACCACAGCCATTGCAATCAAGCGTTCGTATACGGGGCGCACCATCTGGGAGATGAATTCGTAGGCCAAGACGCCGTAGGCGCCGTATTGCTCGACCAGTTCTTGACGTTGGGCGCTGTAGGTGCCGTTGTAGTTTTTTGATAGGGATGAGAAGGAGATGCGCATCGGGGCGGCAATGGCACGTAATTGGCTGTTGCGGTAGGGCTCCAGGTTGGCGTTGGGGCGCTTGCTGTCGATGGTCTCCACGGTCTCGCCGGGGCGTAGATCGTCAAAGATCATGCCGGCCTGCAGGCGCATGCGGCGGTCTTGTTGGCCGGGGGTCTGTGCGTCGTAGAGGGTGGGGTCGCCTTTGACGATGACGGCGGCCATGCTGGCGGCGATCTTGGCGGCGATGCGTTCGGATTCTTCGTAGTCTTTGAGGTCTTCGATACGGGTGAAGGTGGACGCCAGCAGGCTGATGCCGCGCACTTGGCCGATGCGGTCGATGGTGCGCAGGTGGCGGATCAGGTCGGCGGGAACGAACTTTTTTTCCGGTATGAGTACGTACGCATCGCCGGGGTTTTGTTTGTAGACGTAGTAGCCGGTGGCGCGGCCCCAGGCGTTACGTTGGACGCCTTGCAAGATGTTTTGGGATGGATCGTCGTAGTCCAGGGGGACGAAATCCGGCTCTAGCATTTCGATGGAAAACGGGATCGCTGAGCCGTGTTGCAAGGTGGGCAGGAAGCCGCGTATTTCTTGGACGAAGGCTTCGCCATCGCGCAGCCAGGTGCGCGCCAGCAGGCGCTGGACGCTGGGCCAGTCGTGCATCCAGGTGACTTCGGGCCGCTTAGACCAGGCTTGGTACAGGGGCATGATCTGGTCAACGACAGATTCAACCAGGGTGCCGGCGGCATCGCGGGGGGTGGGGATGATGTTGATGCCGTTGGGGCCGATGATGTTCTGCACCAGGGTGGACAGGCCGCCGCTGATGATGTCGTGGTTGCGGTCTAGGTGGCGGGCCTGGTGGCGCAGGGCGCTGCCGTTCATGGTCACGATGGTGTTACCGCTGCCGAATTCACGCGCCGCTTGGCGCAGGTGGGTCTTCTCGGCAGCCTCGTAGGCTTGGCGGTAGGCGACGGCTTTGATGCGGTGCTGGGCGCGGGAGGCGGCCCAGGCCGGCGCCATCTGGAGCAGCGCGCGGTCGAAGGCGGCGACGATGCGGTGAAGACGCGGGGCGGCGGCGCTCATGGGCGGCCTCGGCTGAAATCGGCGATGGCCACGCCAGCGGTCCCGGTCACGGATTCGGCGGCGGCGCGGCGCATCCATTTGTCTAGTTCATCACCAATCCATTTGGCATCGGCACGGGTCACTTGGCGCTCGCCCAGACGGACGGACTGACCTGCCAGCACTTTGCGGTAGGCCTCCTGTAATAGGGCGACGTGTTCGGTAGCGATGCTCATGAATGAGCACGTTATCTACCCAGGTGCGCACAATCTCGGGGAATGGTGCGCACCCTCAACGTGCTCAGTGCCGTTCTAGAAAATGAACGTGACCGTTCCTTAAATCCCTTGCTTATTTTCGCTTATAAGCGAAAATAAGGGGGCGTAGGGAAATAGGTTTTCTAAAAAAATGGGTTTTCTAATAAGTGGAAATCATGTTCGAGATAAAACATTACATCACCGATGATGGCCGTGACTTGTTCTCAGAGTGGTACGAGCAGGTAAAGGATAACAAGGTGAGAATTGCGATCGACCGACGTTTGTACAGTGTCGAGCTTGGAAATTTTGGCGACCATAAGCCATGCAGGGAAGGTGTCTGGGAGCTTCGTATCGATTTGGGATCAGGCCACCGCATCTATTACGCGCAGGTTGGAAAAACTGTGATCTTGCTGCTTTGCGGTGGCATTAAGCGTTCTCAGGAAGCAGACATATCCAAGGCGTGTGAATCCCTGAAGGACTGGAAGCGCAGCAACGTGAAATAAGAGAAAGATTGAGAGTATAGAGAGAGAAGCGGCGCAAAGAACACGACGAAAGAACGACGAAGGAAACGATGAAAGACAACGAGCACCAGAGAAATGAAAGATAGATTACATGACGATGCAATGGCCGACGTATTCCGTAAAGATCCAGCCTATGCGGTGGAGTTGTTAAACAGCATCCTTGAAGACGGCAACCAGGGAGAGCTTCTGATTGCGCTTCGTCAGATGACGAAGGCATTTGGTGGCATGTCCAAGGTGGCCGAAAAGGCGCAGCTAAACGGTACGCACCTTTACCGCACGCTGTCTGCTAAGGGCAATCCGGAGATTCACAGCCTGTCAGCGATTCTAAAGACGATGGGTATGCGTCTTGCGGTGCAGCCGATACACCCCTGGAAGGCTGATATGCAATAGATGCGTATGTGAGGTTCCAGCTTACAACTTACATCTGAGCTTAGCCGCTTACTGATGATGTAAATCAATGGAGGTCAGGTGATTGGATCGATCTGGATTTGCTGCCTGAGGTCGGACCGAGTTAAAAGCCGCGCTGCCCGTTCTATGCCTTGGTTGCCAGGCGGGCGCGCTGCGCGGCAAATTTCGCTTCGACCTCATCATTCGAGCGGCCCCGGCCAGCGCGCATTGAGTCGCGTGCTTGTTCAACCTTGCTGCGTAGGTAGTCATCGTATTCACGCGCCTGACGACGTTGCTCGATATAGCTGCGCATCAGCTCGCGCAGGATTTGGGACGCTGGCCGGTCTTCGCTGGCTGCCTCGGCCATGAACTCAGCACGTAACTCCGGTTCCAGTTTCATCGTGAAAACAGATTCTTTCGACATGGGCCATCCTCCATAGTGCGTATACTGACAAAGTATATACTTTGTCAGTATGTA
This region of Xylella taiwanensis genomic DNA includes:
- a CDS encoding tyrosine-type recombinase/integrase; protein product: MFNYVWEQAATRWLVEKSYKATAHEDAAKLRWLAPHLARTLLIDIDGDFILRVAMLKANQTTPATANRYLALIRSILRRACDIWRWIDRCPAIALFPEPSKRVRWLTPAQVRSLLAELPLHQRDIVVFALATGLRQANVLKLHWHQVDIVRKVLRIPADQAKGRQAIRIPLSVHAVGVLQRQYGQHGDWVFTYRGQPIRGVNTRAWRHALQRAGIGDFRWHDLRHTWASWHAQAGTPLYVLQELGGWQSESMVRRYAHLTPSHFSGYAEAMLDSMQGKTLLIGNHFLSDR
- a CDS encoding lysozyme: MARHKKRSSPRHPGPLAVTCIAAVLAIATPIVSYWEGLKYRPYQDIVGVVLAIATPTVSYWEGLKYRPYQDIVGVWTVCYGHTGPDVIRGKTYTKADCDAFLQADLLEANTYVRRCIKVPMLPHVAAALVSATFNLGPKVVCGSTLQRKALDNDWPGVCAELDRWKHADGREVRGLILRRANERALCEGDAS
- a CDS encoding DUF2190 family protein: MANNYIKPGEHLTFTADVSITFGNPMLSGGVVLLGTLLGVALTTIADNTNGEAAVEGVWRLPKKNGQVINAWSKPIWSLSEAAFVNKDAAAGDLINSCIAVETAGASARTVKVKLLPGAGRVQT
- a CDS encoding ClpP-like prohead protease/major capsid protein fusion protein, which translates into the protein MTANTRPGGLPKAINALDASALEQSAPQARGPSVLALDTRHPDAAELLIYGPIGDTFWEEGITASSIAAQLSAITAPVINVRINSDGGVVSDGLAIFNALNTHPATVTITIDGVAASIASLIAQAGATRRVYRNSTMMIHGPRAGVCGFAEDLRNMAAGLDAIAAAMLTSYSARATQPDAIEQMLSDGGDHWFTAEQMISAGLADTIIDTDPSADALSDAAAAAALRSYIHAISTHPHPAVAAALRHRIQTTVTASAFAALHHTQQRAVMPHIQDTAMKEQLHVILAQAGPSAPTPSVNTPASDPAAETAANDAPMTALIARNTSIRDVFAAFAEVPGVRELEAACLADPRLSVAQAQARLLQRLPGGAMPLAVAPRSPPDGIHLVHDEHDTRRQRIAAGILARAGILTGHEAATARQDNPAAHQPLYILAEQSLIASGVNTRIMDRDQISRMALAQSTGDFPVILENVLHKTLLAAYRLQAYTWPRFCATGSLTDYRPHHRYHMGSFSDLRPVNEEGEYENGVLSDAAKETIQGVRKGRILQITPEVLVNDDLGAFSRPTTALGQAAARTIEKDVYALLALNNGLGPRMSDGNTLFHADHANIPTAAPPSIESIDAARQLMAQQMDVGSNDFIDIVPAIWLSALSLGSKARELNAQEYNDETDKQQRKPNVVRGLFTDVVDTPRLTGSAWYTFADPNIEPVIEVAFLNGVQPPTLEQDTNFRTDGLSWKVVHRYGVGAVGWRGATRNKGA
- a CDS encoding phage portal protein, with amino-acid sequence MSAAAPRLHRIVAAFDRALLQMAPAWAASRAQHRIKAVAYRQAYEAAEKTHLRQAAREFGSGNTIVTMNGSALRHQARHLDRNHDIISGGLSTLVQNIIGPNGINIIPTPRDAAGTLVESVVDQIMPLYQAWSKRPEVTWMHDWPSVQRLLARTWLRDGEAFVQEIRGFLPTLQHGSAIPFSIEMLEPDFVPLDYDDPSQNILQGVQRNAWGRATGYYVYKQNPGDAYVLIPEKKFVPADLIRHLRTIDRIGQVRGISLLASTFTRIEDLKDYEESERIAAKIAASMAAVIVKGDPTLYDAQTPGQQDRRMRLQAGMIFDDLRPGETVETIDSKRPNANLEPYRNSQLRAIAAPMRISFSSLSKNYNGTYSAQRQELVEQYGAYGVLAYEFISQMVRPVYERLIAMAVVSGELVLPRGVTLASAVGADYLPPSMPWIDPLKEINALTAQVQAGVRSLSSVIAERGGRMYDVLEQLSLDKQWAAARGLSLSVFQTPAAAPAPAADEPDAAEDAPPEDQTP
- a CDS encoding type II toxin-antitoxin system RelE/ParE family toxin produces the protein MFEIKHYITDDGRDLFSEWYEQVKDNKVRIAIDRRLYSVELGNFGDHKPCREGVWELRIDLGSGHRIYYAQVGKTVILLLCGGIKRSQEADISKACESLKDWKRSNVK
- a CDS encoding DNA-binding protein, translating into MKDRLHDDAMADVFRKDPAYAVELLNSILEDGNQGELLIALRQMTKAFGGMSKVAEKAQLNGTHLYRTLSAKGNPEIHSLSAILKTMGMRLAVQPIHPWKADMQ
- a CDS encoding antitoxin of toxin-antitoxin stability system: MKLEPELRAEFMAEAASEDRPASQILRELMRSYIEQRRQAREYDDYLRSKVEQARDSMRAGRGRSNDEVEAKFAAQRARLATKA